From the Paenibacillus sp. FSL H8-0548 genome, one window contains:
- a CDS encoding metal ABC transporter permease: MSGFWILLTGALVASCCGVLGVFLVLRKMAMIGDAISHSVMPGIVIAFLLSGSRDSLLMMFAALVFGLLTTFLIQMFQQSGIQSDASIGVVFTALFAIGVVLVSLYARQVHLDQDAILYGEIAYVHWNIWELGGVNMGPKAVWLLGVTLLVITTVIGLFYKQFKLCAFDPALAAAIGIPVAFFHYLLMGLVSMATVSSFESVGAILVVGMLIIPASTAYLLTDRLGIMIAWSVLIGIMSTFIGYGAAVLLDASIAGCMVCAALLLFIIAFLFSPSHGIIIKKLRIRKLA; encoded by the coding sequence ATGAGTGGTTTTTGGATATTGCTAACAGGCGCGCTCGTAGCTAGCTGCTGCGGCGTACTTGGTGTATTTCTCGTCCTTCGCAAGATGGCTATGATTGGCGATGCTATCAGCCATTCCGTTATGCCGGGCATCGTTATCGCGTTTCTGCTCAGCGGTTCGCGCGATTCTCTGCTGATGATGTTTGCAGCACTAGTATTCGGCTTGCTTACGACGTTTCTTATTCAGATGTTTCAGCAAAGCGGTATTCAATCGGACGCTTCGATCGGAGTTGTGTTTACGGCTCTTTTCGCGATAGGCGTAGTATTGGTCAGCTTATATGCGCGTCAGGTGCATTTGGACCAGGATGCGATTTTATATGGTGAAATCGCTTATGTTCACTGGAATATTTGGGAGCTGGGCGGCGTGAATATGGGACCGAAGGCGGTGTGGCTGCTCGGTGTAACGCTGCTCGTTATTACAACGGTAATTGGTTTGTTCTACAAGCAATTTAAGCTTTGTGCATTCGATCCGGCGCTAGCGGCAGCTATCGGCATACCAGTTGCTTTTTTCCATTATTTATTGATGGGTCTTGTATCCATGGCGACGGTCAGCTCCTTTGAGAGCGTAGGTGCAATTCTCGTTGTAGGAATGCTGATTATTCCCGCCTCAACGGCATACTTGTTGACGGATCGGCTCGGAATTATGATCGCTTGGAGTGTGCTCATCGGCATTATGAGTACATTTATCGGCTATGGAGCGGCTGTTTTGCTGGATGCATCAATCGCAGGCTGTATGGTTTGCGCGGCATTGCTGCTGTTCATCATTGCTTTTCTGTTCTCTCCTTCTCACGGCATTATTATAAAAAAGCTTCGAATCAGAAAGCTTGCCTAA
- a CDS encoding metal ABC transporter permease: MEQIWSMLADPNMQWIFLGCTLLGLSSGVIGCFSYLRKQSLMGDTLAHAALPGICIAFMLTGVKSIGIFLIGAGIAGIIATFGIGYITRNSKLKQDAAMGIVLSGFFGLGIVLLTLIQHGSYGNQAGLDKFMFGQAASMIASDVITMTIVCVSLITICTLLFKQFKIIAFDPGFARGLGYPVAFLEQLMMLLVVVAVVAGIQAVGVVLVAALLITPAVSARYWTNRLGLMVILSGLFGAISGAAGTWISASVSNLPTGPVTVLAATLMFCFSILFGPQRGIIAKRLLRKTVKQRFHRENELHMESTAKKEAAL; encoded by the coding sequence ATGGAGCAAATTTGGTCCATGCTGGCTGATCCTAATATGCAATGGATATTTCTTGGCTGTACGCTGCTTGGGCTTAGCAGCGGCGTCATCGGCTGCTTCTCCTATCTCAGGAAGCAAAGCTTAATGGGAGACACATTGGCGCATGCAGCTTTACCAGGAATTTGCATCGCATTTATGCTTACAGGAGTAAAATCAATTGGGATTTTTCTAATTGGCGCAGGCATAGCCGGAATTATCGCAACATTCGGAATTGGTTATATTACTCGAAACTCGAAGCTCAAGCAGGATGCAGCGATGGGAATTGTGCTCTCTGGATTTTTTGGTCTAGGGATCGTGCTCCTTACGTTAATCCAACATGGCAGCTACGGCAATCAGGCCGGTCTGGATAAGTTCATGTTTGGGCAAGCAGCTTCGATGATCGCTTCTGACGTCATTACGATGACGATCGTATGCGTATCGCTAATAACGATATGTACACTGCTCTTTAAGCAATTCAAAATTATCGCGTTTGATCCGGGCTTTGCAAGGGGGCTCGGTTATCCCGTAGCTTTCCTAGAGCAATTAATGATGTTATTAGTTGTAGTTGCTGTCGTAGCGGGCATCCAAGCGGTAGGCGTTGTGCTTGTAGCAGCGCTGCTCATTACACCGGCCGTATCAGCTAGGTACTGGACGAACCGATTGGGACTAATGGTTATATTGTCAGGCTTATTCGGGGCAATCAGCGGCGCAGCAGGCACATGGATAAGTGCATCGGTCTCGAATCTGCCAACAGGCCCAGTCACAGTGCTTGCGGCTACTCTGATGTTCTGTTTTTCCATATTATTTGGCCCGCAGCGTGGCATCATTGCGAAACGGCTGCTGCGCAAAACCGTTAAGCAGCGCTTCCACCGCGAAAACGAGCTTCATATGGAGAGCACAGCGAAGAAGGAGGCGGCCTTATGA
- a CDS encoding metal ABC transporter ATP-binding protein — protein MMSQIHTEVKPNTKTIAPLSITGLSVAYQKKPVLKNVSFEVTEGELIGVIGPNGAGKSTLMKAALGLIPSISGEVLVYGKPYKQQRRMIGYVPQRESVDWDFPTNALDVVLMGRYGHLGWFRRPSAKDKALALECLSKVGMADYAGRQISQLSGGQQQRVFLARALAQDAKLYFMDEPFAGVDAATEKAIITLLQELKLQGKTVIVVHHDLATVQDYFDSVLLLNVEVQGFGPTEQIFTQGLLQHTYGGRLAFLDRSLHSRSSLDGKDE, from the coding sequence ATGATGAGTCAGATTCATACAGAAGTCAAACCGAATACGAAGACGATAGCTCCGCTGAGCATAACAGGATTAAGTGTTGCCTATCAGAAGAAGCCAGTGCTGAAAAATGTGTCCTTTGAAGTAACCGAAGGAGAGCTGATCGGCGTAATCGGTCCGAATGGCGCTGGCAAATCGACCTTGATGAAGGCAGCGCTCGGGCTTATACCGAGCATTAGCGGAGAGGTGCTCGTATACGGAAAGCCTTATAAACAGCAGCGCAGAATGATTGGCTACGTGCCGCAGCGGGAATCCGTCGATTGGGATTTTCCAACAAATGCGCTGGATGTTGTACTTATGGGACGCTATGGGCATCTTGGATGGTTTCGCCGTCCATCGGCAAAGGATAAGGCGCTCGCGCTGGAGTGTCTAAGCAAGGTTGGCATGGCTGATTACGCAGGAAGACAGATCAGTCAGCTCTCAGGAGGACAGCAGCAGCGTGTCTTCCTGGCACGAGCGCTGGCTCAGGATGCGAAGCTGTACTTTATGGATGAGCCCTTCGCAGGCGTTGATGCTGCGACAGAAAAGGCGATCATCACGCTGCTGCAGGAGCTGAAGCTGCAGGGGAAAACGGTTATTGTCGTCCATCATGATCTTGCGACCGTTCAGGATTATTTTGATTCTGTGCTGCTGCTGAATGTAGAGGTTCAAGGCTTCGGCCCCACTGAACAAATCTTTACACAGGGGCTGCTGCAGCATACCTATGGCGGCAGACTTGCCTTCCTAGATCGCAGCCTGCATTCCCGGTCATCGCTAGACGGAAAGGATGAGTGA
- a CDS encoding zinc ABC transporter substrate-binding protein produces MRKGYKTNSAFKRFILTIVFLVITAVMSSACGQQTETGESGKLNITATTGMITDVAQQVGGEYVEVSGLMGAGIDPHLYKASQGDVKKLDNADIIFYNGLHLEGKMAEMFESLEKRKPTVAVSKYLTEDQLHSAPGQGEGMHDPHIWFNVKLWISTAEVIRDTLIEKDASHADYYKENAAAYIKQLEELDTYAREQIALIPEESRILVTAHDAFGYFGEAYGLTVTGLQGMNTMSEYGSKDVSKLRDYLVEKKIKAVFIESSVPKKSIESVIEGARQLGHEVKIGGELFSDAMGDAGTVEGTYIGMVRHNVDTIVAALK; encoded by the coding sequence ATGCGTAAAGGGTATAAGACGAATTCAGCATTTAAAAGATTCATTTTGACGATTGTATTTCTAGTGATAACGGCAGTGATGTCATCGGCCTGCGGACAGCAAACGGAAACTGGTGAGAGTGGAAAGCTGAACATTACGGCGACGACAGGAATGATTACAGATGTGGCACAGCAAGTAGGCGGCGAGTATGTAGAGGTTAGTGGGCTGATGGGAGCGGGAATTGATCCCCATTTGTATAAAGCCTCACAAGGCGATGTGAAGAAGCTTGATAACGCCGATATTATTTTTTACAACGGCTTGCATCTGGAAGGCAAAATGGCTGAGATGTTTGAGTCGCTGGAGAAGCGGAAGCCAACGGTTGCTGTATCGAAGTATTTGACAGAGGACCAGCTGCATTCGGCTCCAGGGCAAGGGGAAGGCATGCATGACCCGCATATATGGTTTAACGTGAAGCTCTGGATTTCTACGGCAGAAGTCATTCGCGATACATTAATCGAGAAGGATGCTTCCCATGCTGATTATTACAAGGAGAATGCAGCAGCCTATATCAAGCAGCTTGAAGAGCTGGATACTTATGCGAGGGAGCAAATCGCGCTAATTCCTGAGGAAAGCCGCATTCTCGTAACGGCTCATGATGCTTTCGGATATTTTGGCGAAGCATACGGGTTGACTGTCACGGGTTTACAAGGCATGAATACGATGTCTGAATATGGCTCAAAGGATGTTAGCAAGCTGCGTGACTACCTCGTTGAGAAAAAAATAAAAGCGGTATTTATCGAATCCAGCGTTCCAAAAAAATCGATTGAATCGGTCATCGAAGGTGCGCGCCAATTAGGGCATGAGGTGAAAATTGGCGGAGAGCTCTTCTCCGATGCTATGGGTGATGCAGGAACGGTAGAAGGAACTTATATCGGTATGGTTAGACATAATGTGGATACGATTGTAGCCGCTTTGAAATAG
- a CDS encoding penicillin-binding transpeptidase domain-containing protein gives MQDDPQKREIINRRHFSFRLNLFFFITFALFSVLIVRLAILQFVEGPMLSAEGIEKSTRNDKIPPIRGNIYDATGHPIAYSTSTQSLYFSIQPEAKLENAKQNAREMAAKLLEVFTKFGDPEKAMTEEDIIRQMDLDFRRNNISTPRRIKSGLTNNEIAYFMENQTSFKGIDIMEESVRNYSTDSIAVQLVGYLKKYKGVRETVDFYKEKTTEKDETLQYLDEEDVGMDGLEYMYQDVLRGTNGLKTYPVNNAERIIGPMQITNPKKGSDIYLTINKNVQLTTEEAIMDQLKKISTSSNKYERAEYAKTGFAVAMEVDTGKIVAMASMPDYDPNIWAGGRISADDYENFSNVLENGTIRSVYGKYDSEEERKKHPSSIVYLGSTMKPLTVLIGLNEKLFNTNSYYNDTGVFSYGKKGYETFVRNSQRHVYGSIDGAKAIEHSSNPFMAEWVGNKLYMRGSVNGKSSVEIWDDYVKQFGLGVLTGSGLFGESKGIIDYFDSAERFSAQAALVLASFGQQGRYTTLQLAQYTAMLANHGKRMKPQFVNEIKDTDGNVIQGFTPEILNEVEFPAEYWKEIETGMSKVSSQGFEGVDYTYMRKTGTSEQEVAKRTAENAVFIAYAPADKPKLAVAVVIPDGGFGSYGASPIARKIFDAYDQEVGLYGVPKKKTTETNEPNTADQSAGNTADEVDTAIGTTE, from the coding sequence ATGCAGGATGATCCGCAAAAGCGGGAAATCATAAATCGGCGTCATTTTTCGTTTCGATTGAATTTATTTTTCTTTATTACGTTCGCTTTATTTAGCGTTTTGATCGTTCGGTTAGCGATATTGCAGTTCGTGGAAGGTCCGATGCTTAGCGCAGAAGGTATCGAGAAGAGCACGAGAAACGATAAAATTCCTCCTATACGGGGAAATATCTATGATGCTACAGGACATCCAATTGCGTATTCAACCTCTACACAATCGCTGTACTTCAGCATACAGCCAGAGGCTAAGCTGGAGAATGCGAAACAGAACGCTAGGGAAATGGCCGCGAAGCTGCTGGAGGTGTTCACGAAATTTGGTGATCCGGAAAAAGCAATGACGGAGGAAGATATTATTCGCCAAATGGACCTTGATTTCAGGCGAAACAATATTTCGACCCCACGGCGCATCAAATCGGGGCTGACCAATAACGAAATTGCTTATTTTATGGAAAACCAGACTTCCTTCAAGGGCATTGACATCATGGAGGAGAGCGTCCGTAATTACAGTACAGATTCGATTGCCGTGCAGCTGGTAGGCTATTTGAAGAAGTATAAGGGCGTTCGTGAAACGGTGGACTTTTACAAGGAAAAAACGACGGAAAAGGACGAAACTCTTCAATATTTGGACGAAGAGGATGTAGGGATGGACGGTTTAGAGTATATGTACCAGGATGTGCTGCGCGGTACGAATGGTCTCAAAACCTACCCCGTAAACAATGCTGAGCGCATTATTGGTCCGATGCAAATCACAAATCCGAAAAAAGGATCTGACATTTATCTGACGATTAACAAGAACGTACAATTGACAACAGAAGAAGCAATTATGGATCAATTGAAAAAAATATCGACATCATCCAATAAATATGAACGGGCGGAATATGCCAAAACGGGCTTTGCTGTCGCAATGGAAGTAGATACCGGAAAAATCGTTGCCATGGCAAGTATGCCGGATTACGATCCGAACATTTGGGCCGGAGGCCGGATTAGCGCGGATGATTACGAAAATTTCTCTAATGTGCTCGAGAACGGGACAATCCGCAGCGTATACGGAAAATATGATTCAGAGGAGGAACGGAAAAAGCATCCTTCCTCGATCGTATATCTCGGTTCAACGATGAAGCCGTTAACCGTGCTTATTGGCTTGAATGAGAAATTGTTTAATACGAACAGCTATTACAATGATACCGGTGTTTTCAGCTATGGTAAAAAAGGTTATGAGACCTTCGTTCGGAACTCTCAGCGTCATGTTTACGGCAGCATCGATGGAGCCAAGGCGATTGAACACTCCTCCAATCCGTTTATGGCGGAATGGGTAGGGAATAAGCTCTATATGCGTGGATCGGTTAACGGCAAGAGCAGCGTCGAGATTTGGGACGATTATGTCAAGCAATTTGGATTAGGTGTATTAACCGGAAGTGGTCTGTTTGGGGAGTCCAAAGGGATCATTGATTATTTTGACTCGGCTGAAAGGTTTAGTGCGCAAGCAGCTCTGGTTCTCGCTTCATTTGGTCAGCAGGGTCGCTATACGACGCTTCAGCTTGCGCAATATACAGCAATGCTCGCTAATCACGGCAAGCGCATGAAGCCGCAGTTCGTTAACGAAATTAAGGATACGGATGGGAATGTAATTCAAGGCTTCACTCCTGAAATTTTGAACGAGGTTGAGTTCCCTGCGGAATATTGGAAGGAAATTGAAACGGGTATGTCCAAGGTTAGCTCACAGGGCTTTGAAGGTGTGGACTACACGTACATGAGGAAGACGGGAACCTCTGAGCAGGAAGTTGCAAAGCGTACCGCCGAGAATGCGGTCTTTATCGCTTATGCGCCTGCTGACAAGCCTAAGCTTGCTGTGGCTGTCGTTATACCTGATGGCGGTTTCGGGAGTTACGGAGCATCGCCAATCGCAAGAAAAATATTCGATGCCTACGACCAAGAGGTCGGTTTGTATGGCGTGCCGAAGAAGAAAACAACAGAGACTAATGAGCCAAACACAGCTGATCAATCCGCGGGGAATACTGCCGACGAGGTGGATACAGCGATAGGTACGACGGAATAA
- a CDS encoding transglutaminase-like domain-containing protein: protein MLMMSWVQQHVNKLEPVAIIVLLLLLGSLIQGIRRGASSSARRLFFFVWEGVVIVVCLVLAAQLANRLSPVVAEWLIKRVRVPLRELSGLEQGWFTLLTSLRDFALLRYGVLFIFGYLLLRAAAALVEPLIERSVESLLRSGREEPADGLKGKRSASRALGSIIGALHGAGRSFVFVALLFVYVSLMPNGWYVDKISESQIYNQAAEWLSPVAGDVLKGQGPVLTQAVEAQFKQILQRKYEIIDYAIPAEIEQAALYVTKDAQTNEDKARRLYDWLGTRIAYDYDKARNYEEQGIWKEQTPPETFDTRNGVCIDIARLYAVMARSAGLEVRVVTGMGADGQGGYGPHAWNEVQIGEGAEGWVPLDATWANAGDWFNPPAFDDTHIREA from the coding sequence ATGCTTATGATGAGCTGGGTTCAACAACATGTTAACAAGCTGGAGCCTGTTGCGATTATTGTGCTTCTCTTGCTGCTTGGCTCTCTTATACAGGGGATAAGGAGAGGCGCATCGAGTTCCGCGAGGCGTCTTTTCTTTTTTGTTTGGGAAGGTGTAGTCATTGTCGTCTGTTTGGTGCTGGCAGCACAGCTTGCGAATCGATTATCGCCTGTTGTAGCGGAGTGGCTGATTAAACGCGTCAGAGTGCCGCTGCGTGAGCTAAGCGGTCTAGAGCAGGGATGGTTCACACTGCTCACAAGCCTACGTGATTTCGCACTGCTTCGTTATGGGGTTTTATTTATATTCGGTTATTTGCTGCTGCGCGCAGCAGCAGCTTTGGTTGAGCCGCTAATTGAGCGCTCCGTTGAAAGTCTGCTACGCAGCGGCAGGGAAGAGCCTGCTGACGGCCTCAAGGGGAAGCGGAGCGCAAGCCGCGCACTAGGATCGATAATTGGCGCTTTGCATGGCGCCGGGCGGTCTTTCGTATTCGTAGCTCTGCTGTTTGTCTATGTGTCGCTTATGCCTAATGGATGGTATGTCGACAAAATATCCGAGTCGCAGATTTATAATCAAGCAGCGGAGTGGCTGAGTCCGGTTGCAGGCGATGTCCTGAAAGGGCAAGGGCCCGTGCTGACCCAAGCGGTCGAAGCACAGTTTAAGCAAATTTTACAACGCAAATACGAAATTATTGATTATGCCATCCCTGCTGAAATTGAGCAGGCAGCCCTTTATGTAACGAAGGATGCGCAGACGAATGAAGATAAGGCGCGCAGACTTTATGATTGGCTGGGAACAAGAATTGCTTATGACTACGACAAAGCTCGCAATTATGAGGAGCAGGGCATTTGGAAGGAACAAACACCGCCCGAGACATTTGATACGCGGAATGGCGTATGTATAGATATAGCACGTTTATACGCTGTGATGGCTAGATCAGCAGGACTTGAAGTGCGAGTTGTAACTGGCATGGGAGCGGATGGGCAAGGCGGCTATGGCCCGCATGCGTGGAATGAAGTGCAAATCGGAGAGGGAGCTGAAGGCTGGGTTCCGCTTGATGCTACATGGGCAAACGCTGGAGATTGGTTTAATCCGCCGGCATTCGATGATACGCATATTCGCGAAGCGTAA
- a CDS encoding MFS transporter: MKTAVWLYLFLFIAFFDLHAQYPILTPFAISLGAAPSFIGLMMGMYSITHLPGNLIAGFSVDRYGSRFFIVFSLLAAGVVLLFQSHVTNPWQLLLLRSISGFVLAFLSPACLALLAKMTSDRTEQGKLMAGNGLVHTLASVVSPAAGAYLVAKIGFATAFTLLGWILIVTSVCAIFFIKDIRANAEQSKSMSKLEKKEKLPLEQAVPIPWLVYMLPVALSCAQGILSFELPLMAKTQEAMMTTGLLFSVVSIGALVTLSMLFLNRVSAYQRTLWGSLVLAIIYFGIASNFPAPLMVMLLFVGMAKGVILPALSILLIELSGGARYGRTFSVLSIAFSVGAFIGPMAAGQLRDHVSPYYIAFIALMIAVTFLPLHTWKRHSSRTHFS; this comes from the coding sequence TTGAAAACCGCGGTTTGGCTTTATTTATTTTTATTTATCGCTTTTTTTGATCTGCATGCGCAATACCCGATTTTAACGCCCTTCGCTATCTCATTAGGAGCAGCGCCGTCCTTTATTGGACTAATGATGGGCATGTACTCCATCACGCATTTGCCTGGCAATCTTATTGCAGGCTTTAGCGTCGACCGCTACGGCAGCCGATTTTTTATCGTATTCAGCCTCCTGGCAGCGGGTGTGGTGCTGCTGTTCCAGTCGCATGTTACAAATCCTTGGCAGCTTCTTCTGCTAAGATCGATCAGCGGCTTCGTGCTTGCTTTTCTATCCCCAGCTTGCCTTGCGTTGCTTGCCAAAATGACAAGCGACCGCACCGAGCAAGGAAAGCTTATGGCAGGCAACGGTCTCGTCCACACACTCGCGAGCGTTGTCTCACCAGCAGCAGGCGCCTATCTTGTTGCCAAGATCGGGTTTGCGACCGCCTTTACGCTGCTTGGCTGGATTTTAATTGTAACATCTGTCTGCGCGATCTTTTTCATCAAGGACATCCGGGCGAATGCAGAGCAAAGCAAGTCGATGTCTAAGCTGGAAAAAAAGGAAAAGCTGCCGCTTGAGCAAGCTGTTCCTATCCCGTGGCTCGTCTATATGCTGCCTGTCGCGCTTAGCTGTGCACAAGGCATTTTATCGTTCGAACTTCCGCTAATGGCCAAAACGCAAGAAGCGATGATGACGACAGGGCTGCTATTCTCCGTAGTCAGCATAGGAGCGCTTGTCACCCTAAGCATGCTGTTCTTAAACCGCGTTTCCGCATATCAGCGGACGTTATGGGGCTCACTAGTTCTTGCGATCATTTACTTTGGCATTGCCTCAAATTTCCCTGCACCGCTCATGGTTATGCTGCTATTTGTCGGGATGGCCAAAGGGGTTATTTTACCGGCATTATCCATTCTGCTCATTGAGCTCAGCGGCGGGGCGCGTTATGGCCGCACTTTCTCTGTGCTTTCCATTGCCTTTTCCGTCGGCGCTTTCATTGGACCTATGGCAGCTGGCCAATTGCGCGACCATGTGTCGCCATACTACATAGCTTTTATCGCGCTAATGATCGCTGTTACCTTTCTGCCCCTGCATACTTGGAAGCGACATTCCTCCCGCACCCATTTTTCATAA
- a CDS encoding toprim domain-containing protein, with translation MDIAIIVEGKNDKSRLRRVLHEEVPIYCTFGTPGSDQLEKLRRQIGHQQAYIFTDNDSSGKRIRFLLRDMFPDAEHIYTRKGYAGVENTPEEYLIEQLEKAGLDAHIKYAAQSPASIWSKDEF, from the coding sequence ATGGATATTGCTATTATTGTTGAAGGAAAAAACGATAAATCAAGACTAAGACGCGTGCTGCACGAAGAAGTGCCCATCTATTGTACCTTTGGCACTCCAGGCTCTGATCAGCTCGAGAAGCTGCGCAGGCAGATCGGGCATCAGCAGGCCTATATTTTTACGGATAATGATTCCTCCGGCAAAAGAATTCGTTTTCTGCTTCGCGACATGTTTCCAGATGCCGAGCATATTTATACCCGCAAAGGTTACGCTGGAGTAGAAAATACGCCCGAGGAATATTTAATTGAGCAATTAGAAAAAGCGGGCCTCGATGCGCATATTAAGTATGCTGCGCAGAGTCCCGCTTCCATTTGGAGCAAAGATGAATTTTAA
- a CDS encoding SCO family protein: protein MAFVKKHSFKIAVLALCAAMGIYLFITYGMQPKQTLPIEMAAPAFELTDIDGQDVSLASTNGKARIVYFYFANCPDVCPPTTFLLSQVQEQLAAEGKLGTEAELISITFDPVKDTPDVIRAFAKRNFADTSSWRFLRGDEETSLQLARDFGVAVIKNEDGSFTHMNVITIVDADGQIRKWINGSKEELTAEEIVADLKSVL from the coding sequence GTGGCGTTTGTGAAGAAGCATAGCTTCAAGATAGCAGTTCTGGCGCTTTGCGCAGCTATGGGCATTTATTTATTTATAACATACGGCATGCAGCCGAAGCAGACGCTTCCGATTGAGATGGCTGCTCCAGCTTTCGAATTAACAGATATTGATGGTCAAGACGTATCTCTAGCCTCGACGAACGGCAAGGCACGGATCGTGTATTTCTACTTTGCCAACTGTCCGGATGTATGTCCGCCAACCACCTTCCTCTTATCGCAAGTGCAAGAGCAGCTTGCAGCGGAGGGTAAGCTTGGCACAGAGGCGGAGCTTATTTCCATTACGTTTGATCCCGTGAAAGATACGCCTGACGTGATTCGGGCCTTTGCTAAGCGGAACTTCGCTGATACGAGCAGCTGGCGCTTTCTCCGCGGAGATGAGGAAACTTCGCTTCAGCTGGCTAGAGATTTCGGGGTAGCTGTCATTAAAAATGAGGATGGCTCGTTTACACATATGAATGTCATCACCATCGTGGACGCGGATGGCCAAATTCGCAAATGGATCAACGGCAGCAAGGAAGAATTAACGGCTGAAGAAATTGTAGCTGACTTGAAGTCAGTGCTTTAA
- the cyoE gene encoding heme o synthase, producing the protein MTREARFVLKDLIALTKPGLLRLNVFAALGGFLVASKWDVNFMLLIWTLIGSTLTIASATVVNNYWDRELDLKMERTKNRALPTGRMKPGTVLAYGIILGVAGLLILFTLVNPLSGWLGLLGWFVYIVIYTFWLKRTSTWSTSVGGISGAMPPVIGYCAVTNEVDAGAWLLFAMLFLWQPAHFWSLAIRRVEEYREAGFPLLPVVKGIKRTKLQMIPYILLLLPTVILFYTYGYVGIFFLIISVVGGLVWLIHTLRGTSAKDTEKWAKTNFLISVNYLMVIFIVMILNTTGS; encoded by the coding sequence ATAACTCGGGAGGCTCGCTTCGTGTTGAAAGACTTAATTGCTTTGACTAAACCAGGGCTGCTTCGACTTAATGTGTTTGCTGCATTGGGCGGTTTTTTGGTTGCTTCTAAATGGGATGTTAACTTCATGCTGCTCATATGGACACTTATCGGCTCAACCTTGACGATAGCGTCGGCAACTGTCGTTAATAATTATTGGGATCGAGAGCTTGATTTGAAAATGGAGCGAACGAAAAACCGTGCGCTGCCAACTGGTCGAATGAAGCCGGGAACCGTTCTAGCCTATGGTATTATTCTGGGAGTCGCAGGGCTTCTTATCTTATTTACGCTGGTCAATCCGTTATCCGGTTGGCTGGGGCTGCTTGGTTGGTTCGTTTATATCGTTATCTACACGTTTTGGCTTAAACGGACGTCTACGTGGAGCACTTCAGTAGGCGGAATCTCTGGCGCAATGCCGCCAGTAATCGGCTACTGTGCCGTTACGAATGAGGTTGATGCAGGCGCATGGCTGTTGTTTGCAATGCTCTTCCTATGGCAGCCGGCTCACTTCTGGTCGCTTGCGATTCGCAGGGTAGAGGAATACAGGGAGGCTGGTTTTCCGCTGCTGCCTGTCGTTAAAGGGATTAAACGGACTAAGCTGCAAATGATTCCTTACATTTTGCTGCTTCTGCCGACCGTTATTTTATTTTATACTTATGGATATGTAGGTATCTTTTTCTTAATTATTTCCGTTGTAGGCGGACTCGTATGGCTCATTCATACGTTGCGCGGGACCAGCGCCAAGGATACCGAAAAATGGGCGAAAACAAACTTTCTTATCTCGGTTAATTATTTGATGGTTATTTTTATCGTTATGATTCTAAACACGACAGGATCATAA
- a CDS encoding cell wall hydrolase yields the protein MAVIKTNSENTKMLARLMRAEAEGEGELGMLMVGNVGVNRVRGNCLDFRNIRSIPDMVYQSPGGFEAITKSYFYQSARDKDIRLAQRVINGERQHPASNALWFFRPAGSCPNTWYDQANSGRYKAHCFFIPTSGDCPTVY from the coding sequence ATGGCAGTCATTAAAACAAACTCCGAGAACACGAAAATGCTGGCTCGACTCATGCGTGCAGAAGCCGAAGGCGAGGGCGAGCTCGGGATGCTTATGGTAGGCAATGTTGGTGTGAACCGCGTGCGTGGAAATTGCTTGGACTTTCGCAATATAAGATCCATACCTGACATGGTGTATCAAAGCCCAGGCGGCTTCGAGGCCATCACCAAGAGCTATTTTTACCAGAGTGCACGCGATAAAGACATACGTTTAGCGCAACGGGTCATCAACGGAGAGCGTCAGCATCCCGCATCAAATGCACTGTGGTTTTTCCGTCCGGCAGGCAGCTGCCCGAATACGTGGTATGACCAGGCTAATAGCGGAAGATATAAAGCGCACTGCTTCTTCATTCCGACATCTGGAGATTGTCCTACCGTTTATTAA